Proteins encoded in a region of the Halodesulfovibrio marinisediminis DSM 17456 genome:
- the mazG gene encoding nucleoside triphosphate pyrophosphohydrolase: MNKSTTEALIALRNVIDELLGENGCPWDKEQTPQTLCDYLLEETYELVDAIRSGNKVDVREELGDVMFLMLFIGSLYEKDGFTLADSMQENAAKMIRRHPHVFGEMDVQNVEEIWANWEKIKRAEKKGKDEDKPKGTFDSLPSGLPSLLKAYRLNSKAARVGFTWNNDADVEKQYEAEWKELAEAIESGDNEAIEAEFGDVLFTLVEFGRRKGIKANAALDKTNLKFLDRFEKMEALAHERGLTFSDLSFEEKDALWNDVKKQNG, from the coding sequence ATGAATAAAAGTACTACTGAAGCCCTGATTGCCCTGCGGAACGTAATTGACGAGCTCCTCGGAGAAAATGGATGCCCCTGGGACAAAGAACAGACTCCACAAACCCTGTGCGACTACCTGCTTGAAGAAACCTACGAACTGGTAGACGCCATTCGTAGTGGTAACAAAGTTGATGTACGTGAAGAACTGGGCGACGTAATGTTCCTCATGCTCTTCATCGGCAGTCTGTATGAAAAAGATGGTTTTACACTTGCAGACTCCATGCAGGAAAACGCTGCAAAAATGATTCGACGTCACCCGCACGTATTCGGCGAAATGGACGTACAAAACGTTGAAGAAATCTGGGCTAACTGGGAAAAAATTAAGCGTGCAGAAAAGAAAGGAAAAGACGAAGATAAACCGAAAGGCACCTTCGACAGCCTCCCTAGCGGACTTCCTTCCCTGCTCAAAGCATACCGTCTCAACTCAAAAGCAGCTCGTGTCGGCTTCACATGGAACAACGATGCAGATGTAGAAAAACAATACGAAGCAGAATGGAAAGAGCTTGCTGAGGCTATTGAATCCGGTGACAATGAAGCCATTGAAGCTGAATTTGGTGATGTACTCTTTACATTGGTTGAATTTGGCAGACGTAAGGGCATCAAAGCAAACGCAGCGCTTGATAAAACCAACTTAAAATTCCTTGATCGATTCGAAAAAATGGAAGCTCTCGCGCATGAACGCGGTCTTACTTTTTCTGACCTTTCTTTTGAGGAAAAAGATGCGCTCTGGAATGATGTGAAAAAGCAGAACGGCTAA
- a CDS encoding CvpA family protein, with protein sequence MNYLDLLFIVIAGFFCIRGFFRGLILEVTSIAGVVGGFILANNYYEQLAIHLESLIDPKWANVASYALIFIGVLVVAALISALLRKLIGATGAALLDYTLGGVLGGAKGVLLCCIILAFVLHFFPNAEHVKTSIFVPHLRIVTDMLRQFIPDTL encoded by the coding sequence ATGAACTATCTTGATCTCCTATTTATTGTCATTGCTGGATTTTTCTGCATCCGAGGCTTTTTCCGAGGTCTCATTCTGGAAGTTACATCCATTGCCGGTGTAGTTGGTGGCTTTATTTTAGCCAACAACTATTATGAACAGCTCGCAATCCATCTTGAATCTTTAATCGACCCTAAATGGGCCAATGTTGCATCATACGCACTTATCTTCATAGGCGTACTGGTTGTTGCTGCCCTTATTTCGGCACTGCTTCGTAAGCTCATCGGTGCTACCGGGGCGGCACTGCTCGACTACACCCTTGGTGGAGTACTTGGTGGCGCAAAAGGCGTACTTCTTTGCTGCATCATCCTTGCATTTGTCTTACATTTCTTCCCTAATGCAGAACATGTGAAGACCTCTATCTTCGTACCCCATTTACGCATCGTCACAGATATGCTGCGGCAGTTTATTCCCGATACATTATAA